In Longimicrobium sp., the genomic stretch GGAGGTGAAAAGCTGGCGGCGGGCCATCTACGGCGTCTCTCGAAACGGGGATGCGCAGGTCGCGGAAGTTCGCTGGCGGCGGGAAGATACCGGCTCAGTCCTTGGCCGACAAGCTCCACGGGCCGGTGAACTTCCCCAGGTCCAGCACCGCGCCCAGGCGGTCGGTGAGCGCCTTCAGCACCGCGTCGGGCGTGGGCGCGCGGAGCGCCTCGGCGACGGCCGCCTCGGCGTCGGAGAAGGCCACGGAGCGGATCACCTTCTTGATCTCCGCCAGCGAGGCGGGGCCCACGGAAAGGGTGTTCACCCGCATCCCGATCAGCATGAACGCGGCGACCGGGTTCGCGGCCACCTCGCCGCACACCGCCACCTCGATCCCGGCCTCGCGCCCGGCGCGGGCGACCATGTCCATCAGCCGCACGACGGCGGGGTGGAAGGGGTTGTAGAGCCGCGCCAGCCGCGAGTTGCCGCGGTCCACGGCCAGCGTGTACTGCACCAGGTCGTTGGTGCCGATGGAGAAGAAGTCCACGTGCTTCGCCAGCTCCGGCGCGCTGAGCGCCGCGGCCGGCGTCTCCACCATCGCCCCCAGCCGGTACTCCGGGGGGACGTCGTGCCCCTCGGCGCGCAGCTCGGCGATGGACTCGTCGATCAGCTTCCGCGTGGCCTCGACCTCGGCGATCTCGTTGATCAGCGGGAGCATGATGCGCACGTCGCCGTGCTTCATCGACCGCAGCAGCGCGCGCAGTTGGGTGCGGAAGATCTGCGGCTCGTCGAGGCAGACGCGGATGGCGCGCCAGCCGAGGAAGGGGTTCTCCTCGGGCGCCATGTGCAGGAACGCCGGGAACTTGTCGCCGCCCAGGTCGAAGGTGCGAATGACGACGGGATCGCCCGGGAAGGCTTCGGCGACGCTCCTGTACGCGCGGTACTGCTCCTCCTCGCCCGGCGCGGTGTTGCGGCCGACGACCAGGAACTCCGTGCGGTACAGCCCGATCCCGCATGCCCCGTGGTTCCTGGCGCTGGCCGCCTCGCCGGGGAGGTCGATGTTGCTGCGCAGCGCGAACTCCACCCCGTCCCTGGTCCGCGCGGGGAGGTGGGCGAGGAGGACCAGCTCCTGCTCCCACTCGCGCACGGCGAAGTCGCGCTCGCGGTACCCCTGCACCTCGGCGGGCGAGGGGTCGACGATCACCCGGCCGCTGCGCCCGTCCAGGATCACCTCCTGCCCGTCCCTCACCTGCTCGGAGAGGTCGCCCAGCGACACCACGCAGGGGATGTCGAGCGAGCGGGCCAGGATGGCGCTGTGCGAGGTGCGCGTCCCCTTGTCGGTGGCGATCCCCACCACGTGCTCGGGGTCGAGCTGCACGGTGATCGACGGGGTGAGCTCGCGCGCCACCAGGATCACGTGCTTGAATTCGCCGCGGCTGGAGATGTCGGGGTCGGGCAGGTCCATCAGCCGGCGCAGCACCCGGGTCTGCACGTCGGCCAGGTCGTTCAGCCGGTCGAGCACCATGGGGTGGGAGCTGTGCGAGAGCTGCGACTCCCACTCCAGCACCCGCCACTCGAAGGCGCGCTCGGCCGAGAGGTGGTTCTCGCGGATGGTGGAGATGGTCCCCTGCACCAGGTCGGCGTCTTCGAGCATCAGGATCTGCGGCTCGAAGATCTGCGCCTCCACCTCGCCCATGGCGGCGGCGGTGCGCGTCTGCAGCTCGCGGATGCGCCCCTTCGCCCACTCGCAGGCGTCCAGGA encodes the following:
- the ptsP gene encoding phosphoenolpyruvate--protein phosphotransferase; its protein translation is GRIRELQARTTAAMGEVEAQIFEPQLLMLEDADLVQGTIATIPDAQVEHEVQRFLDACEWAKGRIRELQTRTAAAMGEVEAQIFEPQILMLEDADLVQGTISTIRENHLSAERAFEWRVLEWESQLSHSSHPMVLDRLNDLADVQTRVLRRLMDLPDPDISSRGEFKHVILVARELTPSITVQLDPEHVVGIATDKGTRTSHSAILARSLDIPCVVSLGDLSEQVRDGQEVILDGRSGRVIVDPSPAEVQGYRERDFAVREWEQELVLLAHLPARTRDGVEFALRSNIDLPGEAASARNHGACGIGLYRTEFLVVGRNTAPGEEEQYRAYRSVAEAFPGDPVVIRTFDLGGDKFPAFLHMAPEENPFLGWRAIRVCLDEPQIFRTQLRALLRSMKHGDVRIMLPLINEIAEVEATRKLIDESIAELRAEGHDVPPEYRLGAMVETPAAALSAPELAKHVDFFSIGTNDLVQYTLAVDRGNSRLARLYNPFHPAVVRLMDMVARAGREAGIEVAVCGEVAANPVAAFMLIGMRVNTLSVGPASLAEIKKVIRSVAFSDAEAAVAEALRAPTPDAVLKALTDRLGAVLDLGKFTGPWSLSAKD